Proteins co-encoded in one Pseudomonas fluorescens genomic window:
- a CDS encoding circularly permuted type 2 ATP-grasp protein, which yields MPDLLDRYPLTAGTYHELLDDSGAVRPHWQRLFDQLQRSTPAQLVQRQALLTRQIQENGVTYNVYADPKGADRPWELDLLPHVIAADEWQQLSAGIAQRARLLNAVLADLYGPQQLIREGLLPAELVFGHNNFLWPCQGIAPPDGAFLHLYAVDLARTPDGRWWVTADRTQAPSGAGYALENRTIVSRAFPELYRDLKVQHLAGFFRTLQETLARQAPCDDDAPLVVLLTPGRFNESYFEHLYLARQLGYPLVEGGDLTVRDATVYLKTLSGLRRVHAIMRRLDDDFCDPLELRTDSALGVPGLLEAVRQGRVLVANALGSGVLESPGLLGFLPKINQYLFGEELILPSIATWWCGEAPVLAQALEKLPELLIKPAFPSQSFAPVFGRDLSEKQRQSLAERMQARPYAYVAQELAQLSHAPIWQPEDGQLQPRAIGMRMYAVASHDGYRVLPGGLTRVAAEADAEVVSMQRGGASKDTWVLGDRSPSGEQWKTQRNIGVHDLVRRDPYLPSRVVENLFWFGRYCERCDDSARLLRIMLARYIDGDDPQALQAAVELGERLMLLPDEGELPERLLAALLGEDWSFSLRSNLQRLQWAASQVRGKLSRENWQALVELQREATELDTDEPDFGELLDFLNRLVMSLAALSGFALDDMTRDEGWRFLMIGRRIERLQFLSSSLAGFLRGAGAFDQAGLEWLLELGNSSITYRSRYLAVAQLIPVLDLLLLDEQNPHAVLFQLKLVTRTLKRLSDDFDAPREAGLPQLVERLARFDLGCLENPLFGESSVRAALDGLADLLQDIADASGQVSDRLALRHFAHVDDVSQRTVSV from the coding sequence ATGCCTGACCTGCTTGACCGCTACCCGCTGACGGCGGGCACCTATCACGAACTGCTCGACGACAGCGGAGCGGTGCGTCCGCACTGGCAGCGGCTGTTCGACCAATTGCAGCGCAGCACCCCGGCGCAACTGGTGCAGCGTCAGGCGCTGCTGACCCGACAGATTCAGGAAAACGGCGTCACCTACAACGTCTATGCCGATCCCAAGGGGGCGGATCGTCCCTGGGAGCTGGATCTGCTGCCCCACGTGATCGCCGCTGACGAGTGGCAACAACTGTCGGCCGGGATCGCCCAGCGCGCACGCTTGCTCAATGCGGTGCTGGCGGATCTGTACGGCCCGCAACAGTTGATCCGCGAAGGGCTGCTGCCGGCAGAACTGGTGTTTGGCCACAACAACTTCCTCTGGCCCTGTCAGGGCATCGCGCCGCCGGACGGGGCCTTTCTGCACCTGTATGCGGTGGATCTGGCGCGCACGCCGGACGGTCGCTGGTGGGTGACTGCGGATCGTACCCAGGCGCCATCCGGTGCCGGTTATGCACTGGAAAACCGCACCATTGTGTCCCGGGCCTTCCCCGAGTTGTACCGGGATCTGAAGGTGCAGCACCTGGCCGGATTCTTCCGCACCTTGCAGGAAACCCTGGCCCGTCAGGCCCCCTGCGACGATGACGCGCCGCTGGTGGTGTTGCTGACCCCGGGGCGTTTCAACGAAAGCTATTTCGAACATCTTTATCTCGCCCGTCAGCTCGGCTATCCACTGGTGGAGGGCGGCGACCTGACGGTGCGTGATGCCACGGTCTACCTGAAAACCCTCAGCGGTCTGCGTCGGGTCCACGCGATCATGCGTCGGCTCGACGATGATTTCTGCGATCCGCTGGAACTGCGTACGGATTCGGCGCTGGGCGTTCCCGGATTGCTCGAGGCCGTGCGTCAGGGCCGAGTGCTGGTGGCCAATGCTCTGGGCAGCGGCGTGCTGGAGTCGCCGGGGCTCTTGGGTTTTTTGCCGAAGATCAATCAGTACTTGTTCGGCGAAGAACTGATCCTGCCCTCCATCGCCACCTGGTGGTGCGGGGAGGCACCGGTGCTGGCCCAGGCGTTGGAAAAACTGCCGGAGTTGCTGATCAAGCCGGCGTTTCCGTCCCAGAGTTTTGCACCCGTTTTCGGGCGTGATCTGAGTGAGAAACAGCGCCAGAGTCTCGCCGAGCGCATGCAGGCCCGGCCTTATGCCTATGTCGCGCAAGAACTTGCGCAACTGTCCCACGCGCCGATCTGGCAGCCCGAGGACGGCCAGTTGCAACCGCGTGCCATTGGCATGCGCATGTATGCGGTGGCCAGTCATGATGGTTATCGGGTGTTGCCCGGTGGCCTGACCCGGGTGGCGGCCGAAGCCGACGCCGAAGTGGTGTCGATGCAGCGTGGTGGCGCGAGCAAGGACACTTGGGTGCTGGGAGACCGGTCGCCAAGCGGCGAGCAGTGGAAGACCCAGCGCAACATCGGCGTGCATGATCTGGTGCGGCGCGATCCCTATCTTCCGTCGCGGGTGGTGGAAAACCTGTTCTGGTTCGGCCGTTATTGCGAGCGCTGCGACGACAGCGCGCGGCTGCTGCGGATCATGCTGGCGCGTTACATCGACGGGGATGATCCGCAAGCCTTGCAGGCTGCCGTGGAGCTCGGCGAGCGCCTGATGCTGCTGCCGGACGAAGGAGAGCTGCCAGAGCGCCTGCTCGCGGCCCTGCTTGGCGAGGACTGGTCGTTCAGCCTGCGCTCCAACCTGCAACGCTTGCAGTGGGCGGCGTCGCAGGTGCGCGGCAAGCTCTCGCGGGAGAACTGGCAGGCGCTGGTGGAATTGCAGCGCGAGGCGACGGAGCTGGACACCGATGAGCCGGACTTTGGCGAGTTGCTGGATTTTCTCAATCGGCTGGTGATGTCACTGGCGGCGCTGTCCGGGTTTGCCCTCGATGACATGACCCGCGACGAAGGCTGGCGTTTCCTGATGATTGGCCGGCGGATCGAGCGCCTGCAGTTTCTCAGCAGCAGTCTTGCGGGTTTCCTGCGCGGCGCCGGGGCGTTCGATCAAGCGGGACTTGAGTGGTTGCTGGAGCTGGGCAACAGCAGCATCACCTATCGCTCGCGTTATCTGGCGGTGGCGCAGTTGATCCCGGTGCTCGACCTGTTGCTGCTGGACGAGCAGAACCCCCATGCGGTGTTGTTCCAGTTGAAACTGGTGACGCGCACGCTCAAGCGTTTGAGCGACGATTTTGATGCGCCTCGGGAGGCCGGGTTGCCGCAACTGGTCGAGCGTCTGGCGCGCTTCGATCTGGGGTGCCTGGAAAACCCCCTGTTCGGCGAATCCAGCGTGCGCGCGGCCCTCGATGGTCTGGCGGATCTGCTGCAAGACATCGCCGACGCCAGCGGCCAGGTGTCCGATCGACTGGCCCTGCGTCATTTCGCCCATGTCGATGATGTCAGCCAACGCACGGTGTCCGTCTGA
- a CDS encoding transglutaminase family protein, which translates to MNAHYQILHDTCYHYDSPVSLAQQLAHLWPRECAWQRCTEQQLLISPEPTARRDEQDVFGNPLTRLAFERPHDELQVNARLTVEVLARPALDFNLSPAWEQTCNSLTYTSQPLSTELLEACRYRFQSPYVHLKRSFVEFSESCFPPGRPLLLGVQALMEKIFDEFTFDAEATQVATPLVEVLERRRGVCQDFAHLMLACVRSRGLAARYISGYLLTRPPPGQPRLIGADASHAWVSVFCPVLGWVDFDPTNNVQPALEHITLAWGRDFSDVSPLRGVILGGGNHDPEVRVTVLPLEE; encoded by the coding sequence ATGAATGCCCACTACCAGATTCTTCACGATACCTGCTATCACTACGACAGCCCGGTCTCCCTGGCGCAGCAACTGGCGCACCTGTGGCCCCGTGAGTGCGCCTGGCAGCGCTGTACCGAACAGCAATTGCTGATCAGTCCGGAACCGACCGCCCGGCGTGACGAGCAGGATGTGTTTGGCAATCCGCTGACACGCCTGGCGTTCGAACGGCCTCACGATGAATTGCAGGTCAACGCCCGGCTGACGGTCGAGGTGCTGGCGCGGCCGGCGCTGGATTTCAATCTGTCCCCGGCCTGGGAGCAGACCTGCAATTCGCTGACCTACACCAGCCAGCCATTGTCCACCGAGCTGCTGGAAGCTTGCCGTTACCGGTTTCAATCCCCCTACGTTCATTTGAAACGCAGCTTTGTCGAGTTTTCCGAAAGCTGTTTCCCGCCCGGGCGACCGCTGCTGCTGGGCGTACAGGCGTTGATGGAAAAGATCTTCGATGAATTCACCTTCGATGCCGAGGCCACGCAGGTCGCGACACCGTTGGTCGAGGTGCTGGAGCGCCGGCGCGGGGTCTGTCAGGACTTCGCTCACCTGATGCTGGCCTGCGTGCGTTCCCGAGGATTGGCGGCGCGCTACATCAGCGGCTACCTGCTGACACGGCCGCCACCGGGGCAACCGCGATTGATTGGCGCCGATGCGTCTCATGCGTGGGTTTCGGTGTTTTGCCCGGTGCTCGGCTGGGTGGATTTCGATCCGACCAACAATGTGCAGCCGGCACTGGAACACATCACCCTGGCCTGGGGCCGGGATTTCTCCGATGTGTCGCCGTTGCGCGGGGTGATTCTGGGCGGTGGCAATCACGACCCGGAAGTCCGCGTCACCGTGTTGCCATTGGAGGAGTGA
- a CDS encoding DUF2126 domain-containing protein, whose protein sequence is MSIHVALHHVTHYRYDRAVELGPQIVRLRPAAHSRTRILSYSLKVSPEQHFINWQQDPQGNYLARLVFPEKTAELRIEVDLLAEMAVFNPFDFFLEPYAEKIPFAYAADERKELAPYLETLPLTPTFKAYLDAIDRTPLPAVDFLVALNQRLSEDINYLIRMEPGVQTPEHTLEHASGSCRDSAWLLVQLLRNLGLAARFVSGYLIQLTADVKSLDGPSGTEVDFTDLHAWCEVYLPGAGWIGLDATSGLFAGEGHIPLACSPDPSSAAPISGLVEPCECEFSHEMSVERVWEAPRVTKPYTDEQWLAIQALGRQIDADLLEGDVRLTMGGEPTFVSIDDPDGAEWNTAALGPDKRRLSAELFQRMRKHYAPKGLVHFGQGKWYPGEQLPRWSLNCYWRRDGVPIWHNNALIADEQQDYGADGALAGRFLASVAERLKLPTRFVFPAYEDNFYYLWREGALPSNVSAEDSRLEEPLERARLRKVFSQGLDKIIGQVLPLARTAKGDQWQSGRWYLRDEHCRLVPGDSPLGYRLPLGSQPWVKATEYPFIHPNDPNQDFPELPETTQLNDHREPAPVDERAPKIDESADWLTRTAFCAEAREGRLYLFMPPLERVEDYLELVAAIEATAEELHCPVLLEGYEPPSDPRLSNFRITPDPGVIEVNVQPSATWDELVERTEFLYEEARQTRLSTEKFMIDGRHTGTGGGNHFVLGGATPADSPFLRRPDLLRSLISYWHNHPSLSYLFSGLFIGPTSQAPRVDEARNDALYELEIAFAQMPAPGEECAPWLVDRLLRNLLIDVTGNTHRAEFCIDKLYSPDGATGRLGLLELRAFEMPPHARMSLAQQLLLRALVARFWREPYAPPKLARWGTELHDRFLLPHFIEQDFADVIVELNNAGYPLRAEWFAAHLEFRFPKVGDYAVNGIELELRQALEPWHVLGEEGAAGGTVRYVDSSLERLQVKLTGLPPQRYLLTCNGIPVPLQPTGRVGEFVAGVRFRAWQPANCLQPTIPVHAPLVFDLLDTWMQRSLGGCQYHVAHPGGRNYETLPVNANEAESRRMARFFRIGHTPGKLPIPNVETNDELPMTLDLRRF, encoded by the coding sequence GTGTCGATTCATGTCGCATTGCATCACGTCACGCATTACCGCTACGACCGCGCTGTCGAACTCGGCCCGCAGATCGTGCGTCTGCGCCCGGCTGCCCACAGCCGCACGCGGATTTTGTCTTATTCACTGAAAGTCTCCCCCGAGCAGCACTTCATCAATTGGCAGCAGGACCCTCAGGGCAACTACCTTGCACGGCTGGTGTTCCCCGAGAAAACCGCCGAGCTGCGGATCGAGGTCGACCTGCTGGCCGAGATGGCGGTGTTCAACCCGTTCGACTTTTTCCTTGAACCCTATGCCGAGAAAATCCCCTTTGCCTACGCCGCCGATGAGCGCAAGGAACTGGCGCCGTACCTCGAAACCCTGCCGCTGACGCCGACATTCAAGGCCTATCTGGACGCCATCGACCGTACGCCGCTGCCGGCCGTGGATTTCCTGGTAGCGCTCAACCAGCGTCTGAGCGAAGACATCAATTACCTGATCCGCATGGAGCCGGGTGTACAGACCCCGGAACATACCCTCGAACACGCCTCCGGTTCCTGCCGCGATTCGGCGTGGCTGCTGGTGCAACTGCTGCGCAATCTCGGGCTGGCAGCGCGTTTCGTTTCCGGTTACCTGATTCAGCTGACCGCCGACGTGAAAAGCCTCGACGGCCCGTCCGGCACCGAAGTGGATTTCACCGACCTGCACGCGTGGTGCGAGGTGTATCTGCCGGGAGCGGGCTGGATCGGTCTCGATGCGACGTCGGGGCTGTTCGCCGGGGAAGGGCATATCCCGTTGGCCTGCAGTCCCGATCCGTCCTCCGCGGCGCCGATCAGCGGTCTGGTGGAGCCTTGCGAATGCGAGTTCAGCCACGAAATGTCCGTGGAGCGGGTCTGGGAAGCGCCACGGGTGACCAAGCCTTACACCGATGAACAGTGGCTGGCGATCCAGGCCCTGGGCCGGCAGATCGATGCCGACCTGCTGGAAGGCGACGTGCGCCTGACCATGGGCGGCGAACCGACCTTCGTGTCCATCGACGACCCGGACGGCGCCGAATGGAACACCGCTGCGCTCGGCCCAGACAAGCGCCGGCTTTCCGCCGAGCTGTTCCAGCGCATGCGCAAACACTACGCGCCAAAAGGGCTGGTGCATTTCGGTCAGGGCAAGTGGTATCCCGGAGAACAACTGCCGCGCTGGTCGCTCAATTGCTACTGGCGCCGCGACGGCGTGCCGATCTGGCACAACAACGCACTGATCGCCGACGAGCAGCAGGATTACGGCGCCGATGGCGCACTGGCCGGACGCTTTCTGGCGAGTGTCGCCGAGCGCCTGAAACTGCCGACACGTTTTGTGTTCCCGGCCTACGAAGACAATTTCTATTATCTCTGGCGCGAGGGCGCCTTGCCGAGCAACGTCAGCGCTGAAGACTCGCGTCTGGAGGAACCACTGGAACGTGCGCGACTGCGCAAGGTGTTCAGTCAGGGCCTGGACAAGATCATCGGCCAGGTGCTGCCGCTGGCGCGCACCGCCAAGGGCGATCAGTGGCAGAGCGGGCGCTGGTATCTGCGCGATGAGCATTGCCGGCTGGTGCCGGGGGATTCACCGCTGGGCTATCGCCTGCCGTTGGGTTCACAGCCCTGGGTGAAGGCGACGGAGTATCCGTTCATTCATCCGAACGATCCGAATCAGGATTTCCCCGAGTTGCCCGAAACGACGCAGCTCAACGATCACCGTGAGCCGGCTCCGGTGGACGAACGTGCACCGAAGATCGACGAGTCCGCTGATTGGCTGACCCGCACCGCCTTCTGCGCCGAGGCCCGGGAAGGCCGGTTGTACCTGTTCATGCCGCCGCTGGAGCGGGTCGAGGATTATCTGGAACTGGTCGCGGCCATCGAAGCCACCGCCGAGGAGCTGCATTGCCCGGTATTGCTGGAAGGCTATGAGCCGCCGAGCGATCCGCGTCTGAGCAACTTCCGCATCACCCCGGATCCTGGCGTGATCGAGGTCAACGTGCAGCCGTCGGCGACCTGGGACGAGTTGGTCGAACGCACAGAGTTTCTGTACGAAGAAGCGCGCCAGACCCGGCTGTCCACCGAGAAGTTCATGATCGACGGGCGCCACACCGGTACGGGCGGCGGAAACCATTTCGTGCTCGGCGGCGCGACGCCGGCGGACTCACCGTTTTTGCGCCGCCCGGATCTGCTGCGCAGCCTGATCAGCTACTGGCACAACCATCCATCGCTGTCCTACCTGTTTTCCGGTCTGTTCATCGGCCCGACTTCGCAGGCGCCGCGAGTCGATGAAGCGCGCAACGACGCACTGTATGAGCTGGAAATCGCCTTCGCGCAAATGCCCGCACCGGGAGAAGAGTGCGCGCCATGGCTGGTGGATCGGCTGTTGCGCAATCTGCTGATCGACGTCACCGGCAACACCCACCGCGCCGAGTTCTGCATCGACAAGCTGTATTCACCGGACGGCGCCACCGGGCGCCTCGGTCTGCTGGAGTTGCGCGCGTTCGAGATGCCGCCCCATGCGCGCATGAGTCTGGCTCAGCAGCTGTTGTTGCGGGCGCTGGTGGCGCGGTTCTGGCGCGAGCCTTATGCACCGCCGAAACTGGCGCGCTGGGGTACCGAGTTGCATGACCGTTTCCTGCTGCCGCATTTCATCGAGCAGGACTTCGCCGACGTCATCGTCGAGCTCAACAACGCCGGTTACCCCCTGCGTGCCGAATGGTTTGCGGCGCATCTGGAGTTTCGCTTCCCCAAGGTCGGTGATTACGCCGTCAACGGTATCGAACTGGAGTTGCGCCAGGCCCTTGAGCCCTGGCATGTGCTGGGTGAGGAGGGCGCGGCGGGCGGCACGGTGCGCTACGTCGATTCATCGCTGGAGCGTTTGCAGGTCAAGCTTACGGGGCTGCCGCCGCAGCGCTATCTGCTGACCTGCAACGGTATCCCGGTGCCGCTGCAACCGACCGGGCGGGTCGGCGAGTTTGTCGCCGGCGTGCGTTTCCGCGCCTGGCAGCCGGCCAACTGCCTGCAACCGACGATCCCGGTGCATGCGCCGCTGGTGTTCGACCTGCTCGATACCTGGATGCAGCGCTCGCTGGGCGGCTGCCAGTACCACGTTGCCCATCCGGGCGGACGCAATTACGAGACACTGCCGGTCAACGCCAACGAAGCGGAGAGCCGGCGCATGGCGCGTTTCTTCCGCATCGGACATACGCCGGGGAAACTTCCGATACCCAATGTCGAAACGAACGACGAACTACCGATGACACTCGATTTACGACGTTTCTGA
- a CDS encoding TIGR00730 family Rossman fold protein: MSLTSVCVFCGANAGTTPAYTEAAIALGTAIAERKLTLVYGGGAVGLMGIVADAALAAGGEVIGIIPQSLMDKEIGHKSLTRLEVVDGMHARKARMAELSDAFIALPGGLGTLEELFEVWTWGQLGYHGKPLGLLEVNGFYSKLTAFLDHIVGEGFVRAPHRDMLQVSESPQTLLDALDQWQPTVTPKWVDQKPG, encoded by the coding sequence ATGTCTCTCACATCCGTTTGTGTATTTTGCGGTGCCAACGCCGGCACCACCCCGGCGTACACCGAAGCCGCCATCGCCCTCGGCACAGCCATTGCCGAGCGCAAACTGACCCTGGTCTACGGCGGTGGCGCTGTCGGCCTCATGGGGATCGTCGCGGATGCCGCACTGGCGGCCGGTGGCGAAGTGATCGGCATCATTCCGCAGAGCCTGATGGACAAGGAAATCGGCCACAAGAGCCTGACGCGCCTGGAAGTGGTCGACGGCATGCACGCGCGCAAGGCGCGGATGGCTGAACTCAGCGATGCGTTCATCGCCCTGCCCGGCGGCCTCGGCACGCTTGAAGAGCTGTTCGAAGTCTGGACCTGGGGCCAGCTCGGTTACCACGGCAAGCCGCTGGGCCTGCTGGAAGTGAACGGTTTCTACAGCAAACTCACGGCATTTCTCGATCACATCGTCGGCGAAGGCTTCGTTCGCGCACCGCACCGTGACATGCTGCAAGTAAGCGAATCGCCGCAAACGCTGCTCGATGCCCTCGATCAGTGGCAGCCGACCGTCACGCCAAAGTGGGTCGACCAGAAACCCGGTTAA
- the azu gene encoding azurin, whose amino-acid sequence MFSKVVAVSLLALASSQLMAAECKTTVDSTDQMSFNTKEIVIDKSCKTFTVELTHSGSLPKNVMGHNLVVSKTADMQPIATDGLAAGIDKNYLKDGDERVIAHTKIIGAGEKDSLTIDVSKLAAGTDYGFFCSFPGHISMMKGTVVVK is encoded by the coding sequence ATGTTTTCCAAAGTTGTTGCGGTATCCCTGCTGGCGCTGGCCAGCAGCCAATTGATGGCTGCCGAGTGCAAAACCACCGTCGATTCCACCGACCAGATGTCCTTCAACACCAAGGAGATCGTGATCGACAAGAGCTGCAAGACCTTCACCGTCGAACTGACCCACTCCGGCAGCCTGCCGAAGAATGTCATGGGCCACAACCTGGTGGTCAGCAAGACCGCTGACATGCAGCCGATCGCCACCGACGGCCTGGCCGCCGGCATCGACAAGAACTACCTGAAGGACGGTGACGAGCGCGTTATCGCCCACACCAAAATCATCGGCGCCGGCGAGAAAGACTCGCTGACCATCGATGTATCGAAACTGGCAGCCGGCACCGATTATGGTTTCTTCTGCTCGTTCCCTGGCCACATCTCGATGATGAAAGGCACAGTGGTTGTGAAGTAA